In Chelonoidis abingdonii isolate Lonesome George chromosome 22, CheloAbing_2.0, whole genome shotgun sequence, one genomic interval encodes:
- the LOC116837111 gene encoding glutathione S-transferase theta-1-like: MERSFSSVCPLCSYSQGQVVSASTQHLSPCCSLCPAGRMGIELYLDLLSPPCRSVYIFVKKNNIPFTFKQMEVLKGQQHSVGFGKVNILRKVPALKDGGFTLAESPAILAYLSQKYKTPDHWYPLDMKKRARVDEYLSWQHSAIRPSVFKIFWLKVVFPLYMDQTAPEEKLQEALEDLAIPLKQLEEKFLQDKPFLVGNMISLADLVAFTDLMQLIAIGYNIFENMPKLVEWHNRVKKTVGKELFQEAHKVILNFQDLNSMLIEPQLKEQMKPRLLKMVA, from the exons ATGGAAAGAAGTTTCTCTTCAGTCTGCCCTCTCTGCAGCTACAGCCAAGGACAGGTAGTCTCAGCCTCTACACAgcacctctctccctgctgttccCTCTGCCCAGCAGGTAGGATGGGGATAGAGCTCTACCTGGACTTGCTCTCACCACCCTGCCGATCCGTCTACATCTTTGTCAAGAAGAACAACATCCCCTTCACATTCAAACAAATGGAGGTACTCAAAG GGCAACAGCATAGTGTTGGATTTGGCAAGGTGAACATCCTGAGGAAAGTGCCAGCACTGAAGGATGGAGGTTTCACTTTAGCAGAGAG CCCTGCAATTCTTGCCTACCTGAGTCAGAAGTATAAAACCCCTGACCACTGGTACCCCCTGGATATGAAGAAACGAGCCCGGGTAGATGAATACCTGTCCTGGCAACATTCTGCCATCCGGCCAAGTGTTTTCAAGATATTCTGGCTCAAG GTGGTGTTTCCTTTATACATGGACCAGACAGCTCCTGAAGAGAAGCTACAGGAAGCTTTAGAGGACCTGGCCATTCCCCTGAAGCAGTTAGAGGAGAAGTTCCTGCAAGACAAACCCTTCCTTGTAGGCAACATGATTTCTCTGGCAGACCTGGTGGCATTTACGGACCTCATGCAG ctcataGCAATTGGTTATAACATCTTTGAGAACATGCCCAAGCTGGTGGAGTGGCACAATCGAGTGAAGAAAACTGTGGGGAAGGAGCTTTTCCAGGAAGCACATAAAGTGATCCTGAATTTCCAAGATTTGAACAGCATGCTGATTGAGCCACAACTAAAAGAGCAAATGAAACCTAGGCTGCTGAAGATGGTGgcctga